In Leptodactylus fuscus isolate aLepFus1 chromosome 9, aLepFus1.hap2, whole genome shotgun sequence, the genomic window GGGAAAAAAATGGATGTATGTTTATTTTTGAAAATGTTTGCTAAAGTGAagatggattaaaggggttggatgtggaaaaaaaaaaagtccgatCAAACTTTAGGTCTCAGAGATATGAAGTCCCTAAATTGTGTCTATAATGAAGCATTAACCTGTTTGGTGAAATTGCTTGGGCTGCAGGTTCCCTGCCAAGAAATCTTAGCACCAGTGTCCTTCACCTTGGTGTTGTGCTCCAAAGTGACATTAGGCTGGTCCATCCTATCTGTATCCTAATCCTGTTCTCATAGAAGGTTTGTATTGTACGTGTGAGCGGACCGTGCGTTACTGTATCCTTCCAGGAATGGGTTAATTCCTCTCTCGAGCCATATGCATGCGGGTTGTGAGCTGCCCTAACCATTCCAAATGCCGCAGCataatctgctttacagcagagcgctctgcacatatatatactctGACACGCACACATGCTCAACTCTAATCCCTCTCCTTGCCCTTAACTACCGTTAACCAAAGTGCTTAATGCACAATTTAAGCTGGATCCACTCTAAAAACACTTTAATTGAGGAGCATTAAATgttaaaatgattaaaaaaagatGATATAAATAAAACCCAAAGAGAGGCTGAGACCGGCATCTGCAGTGACGGGGACGGGAGGGGGAGCCCAGATCTGTCTTGTGGCGTACAAAGTTCCAAACATTAAATCGAGACCCTCTCGCTGGTCTTCATGTGGCCGAGTCATGTTCTTCAAGGGGGGTTCTGGCCGGTGATGGGTTTTATCAAATGGTTCCATAATGGTTAAAAACATAAAACTAATACTCCGAGTCCCTGACGCTCCTGTGCTAATACTGCCTGGGCCGCCGATGGGCCAATGGCCTTGTTGTTATACTGACGTAAACCGTGCGGATACACTgaacacaaggggaaaacacaggttagggtcacctgaaccataCTATCTATCTACTGgatttgatatgctgggttctggtgacggaCTCCATTTAACCCCTTGCTGACATCCACCTTAGGGTGGATTCACACcaacgcccggtctccgctttgcaggtttccgtcttctgcccgagaaactggacatgagacagaaacctggcagtcagttttcaagcccattcacttgaaatgggtttgcaaagtgtctgcctgtgagcgtcttgtgtctctccatggcaaaaccgttttttttttaaccggacaagcggagaccaggcgctggtgtgaaccctcccttaatagtacagcagatgtcggcACTGTAAATGTGGCACCTGCTCAGAAACATAGGGAACGCCGTCACCAATGGGCCTCTGTCGTTTTATACGAGGGAGCCCTGACGATAAGGCCCGTGATCAGAGTCCACAGGCATTACCCCTTTCAAAACACTCCAATTTTTGGGCGAAAAACCCCCCATCTGAGCTCCCTGGtgagccagcacacggaccccattatagtctatcgggtctgtgtgctttcactgcacaccacttgccagtgcgtttggtattcagttcaagggggttcccatgcggactcccccgaacagaatacaaacgcagatttgaacgaggcattaggcctggttcacatctgcgtttacgGATTCCGTTCGAGgaaatgcaagcagcacttttctctctgcgtttttcgtgcagaaaccacacggatcccattatagtctatggggtccacaggtttccttaggtaactgcttttttatgcaaacaggtttctgtttgggaggtccccaactggattccccaaacggaaacccaaacgcaaatgtgaaccgggccttagacacCATTATCAATACTGATCATGGCATTCATGGCATCTAGTAAGTGGATAGAGAAGGGAGACAGACTCCTCATGTCCACCATTGTCTTCAGCTACTTGATTGTGGGAGTCTACAAGTTCTCATGGCAGACTCAGGCTTCGACAACATCCTCCAGGTCGCCATCTAAGGATGactatgagggtaagttcacacagagttatatggtcaggattttgaggccatatttgcctcaaaatcctgaccaaaaagacagctcccattgaaatcaatgggagccgctcaggagctttttccaggcACAAGccggctcccgaaaaaagaagcgagatgctcattcttcagttcgattctgctgttcggtagaaatcccagtaagtaagcggccattttcttgtggcctgtgagcatgcgcagttggctctacccgaggcctagaagtttgaacccagctctggaagaagacgcacagagaggccatttatgaagaagatggaggcggcgctggagagttctctcacagcattgaggacgtccccagtgctgtttgagccctggggaccgcccccagtgctgcaagagaactaatttgcatacagatgaaaaccgggatttctactgaatggcgacacagagtagacatctaaaggtaggagaagaatagcctttcttaaggctattcctacgtgtgatcgacaaaaaaaatgtgattttaatgatagaatccctttaagtaaaaatgtTGTAAACGGGAAAAACAGTAGAAATTCACAATTTTAAGCACAAATGTGCAATTcccaaaaattgtgatttttattaATGCCAGAAAATGTATCCAAAGTGCCTCCTAAACCAGTAATTGCGCCATATAGTAACCtttcataggagcagaattatacattttatatactgATGCAGTGCAGAGACAGTCATCTTTTTATGGCTATGCAAATCAGTCAGcgagtgcactgggggcggggactGATTTGCCTACAAACAGTTGGTGCACTCGAGTCTGACTTTATATCAATAGAAAGATGGATTATCTCTGCTTTGCTTCATTGGTAGAGACCACAGGGCACTATCTCTGAATATTATGACGTTGGCACAGTGATGGAGACCTGTGGTGAACATAAGGACTGACCCAGGGCTTCTATTAAACTATTGCAATGTAGTCATACTCATACAAGTGATCTATAGAAGAAAGTTACATTCCCTACAGAAGATTACCTTCCATGTTGGCCTGTTGCCATCTTCAGACCAATGGACAGTTACTTTCTACCTCTGTGTACGAGCTGGTCCTGTATACCCTGGGGCATGAACATCAGACGTAAGGAGTCTTACACAAATCAATGTTGTTAACATAGCAATACACAGAGTATATAAAtcacatcttaaagggagtccatccccccccccccccccaagtatattCACCTGCCACCAGCATATTTCAGGGCACAATACCTCTGCTATGTATGTCACTTCTGTAGATTTCTGTAGTCTTATGCGcaggaggcagttggtgcactggaggtgggcctTCAGCCCTGTGGGCGGGCCTTCAGTCCTGGGGGCACTGCTCTTGTCATTTAGACCTCTACCATCTCCCACTGCCATGACGTcatccatcctacttgagcagccaGAGCTCCCAGGACTGAAGGCTCTACCAAAGTGAGAAAGCCCCAAATGGCCCACCCCTCCTCCATATGACATCTACATGGACAAAAGATCAActtcagaaatcccctttaaggatcTGATATACGGTAACCCATATTGCTACAGATCAAAACATTATTTTGTGCTCAGCAGTTTTTCTGCATGACCTTGTAACTTAATCCATAAGTAAAACGTCTCTTTCCTTAGGACTTCATGCACACAGTATTCCCTTAGGCTTTATGATGCAAGGCAGCCTCCATGTACAGTTGCATAGGCTTTGCCAGGTGTTGCATGTATGGCGGTATCCTAAGCAATACGTCTTGGAGAGGATACCTGCAGACATACATATTACAGCAGAGTATAACAAGATGGCAGATTCatacagaatataaaaaaaatcagtagcCATGCGCTGATATGGGAAATCTGCTCATTGTCTCTGcgtcccactgctgccattttcTTTCTGGGCCCATTTGCCTTACATTGCTCTCTCGTGACATTTGTACTTAGTAGTAATTATCTTGTATTGATTCGGACACTATGTGGCAGAATGTTACTATACCGCCCTGGAGCGCTCGCCACAAGGAGCACTTACCATATTTAATTAGTGTAAAACAAGCTCTATATTGGGACTCAGACGAAAAAGTTCACATTAGGGATGTCCTGAAGAGCCAATGTGAGGGTAACGTCAGGGATGATCAAACCACGGGCATAACtttagagggtgcagtcgcatcggggcccaggagccttagagggtccataagcactggcatcagtagtgagattgcagattccatctggcccataagccaaggagactcagagattacccctaaccacactaagggggattacaCTCCTTAGTACCAGTAACCATCaccatcaagaattcactgtagagatgaggtagggggccccggacaaaagattgcaccggggcccacaaggctatagttacgccactgggtagaaCATATGCAAACCATGGCGCCATTTTCATAGCAATATAGGCGGCAAAACAATATAACATAAGGAAccatcaaaaaatattttttcaggaTGCTTTTACTTAAGACTTTAATTAGCTAGCCAGAGTGGCCACAAACACCTCTCCAGGGATCCCAgcgtgtacacacattacatggaCAGCAGATAGAAGTCTTCATTTCCACAGTGGACCTGAAGACTTTCTGCGAGGCATCCTTCCAGATTACAGACGATTTTGGGGCTCCCAATCACTTGTTCTCTGCATAGTCTACAATGCtggaagcagaaggctccatacactgtgtagtggctcggttgcattactgcagctcatctcCCAGGAGCTTCCTGTAATAGTGCGGCCCGGCCACTACACGGGGTGCAGAGATGTCTGCTCCGTACACTGTGGGGAGATCTGACTGGTGCACAGTATAAAGTGTTAGACTCCCAACAATTGAAAATGAATAAACTACTCGGGCAGGTAATTAGATTTTTAgctctggacaatctctttaaggctAGCATGGGCCCAGGGATGTGAAGCCCCCTACCAATATAAAAATTTAAACTGGTCTAACATTGTGAGAAGAACCAAGCTTACAACAGAGATACAACACCAGAATCAAGTCCACTACATAGATTCCTTACCAGAACTAAGCTTGCTACACAGAGAGGTGAACTTCTAAAAGACAGGAAGATTGAGTCCAGCCTTACTATACTGCAAACTTCctcctaaggcccagttcacatcagtgtttgggtttctgttcagggagaaaCCCCCCCAAAGGAAAACCTATACACAGTAAAAAAGCAaatacctaagaaaccacatagaccccatagtctGTAATGAGGTCCACattgtttctgctcggtttcagcacttttctctctgcatgtttcatgcaggaaccaaatggaaaccacacggaccccattatagtctatgggctttgtgtgttttcccaggtaaccacttttctatgcatataggttttccTTTGGAGGGTTCCATATaggaaacccgaacgctgatgtgagccTAAGAGGGCCAGGCACCTGCTGAAAGGGGTTATAGAGGTCAAACTCTAATATACAGTTTTAGGAAGGGCAGGTATTACTTCTAGATCGGAAAAGCCACCTGTTGCCTACTAGCCATACAACTGAGTGAATCTTGACTCCTACTATTATTCCGCATTAGCTGTATGACGGATGGCGCCACCACACTGCGGACCACTTCAGTGTCATTTGGGCTTTCTAGATGGTGAAGGTTTGAGCAACCACAAGCCTTGGCCCCAAACCACCCATAGTATAATCCACCATTGCGGACACATCCCTTTAACACCAAATGGCCACCACTTTATACCATACATGACGTACTATAGCCTTAGTAAGTACCCCGATTGCCCTTCCAGTTACCACCTACTATAGGCATTATTCATGACATCCAGGACTCAATGTAGATTCCCTTGGTAGAGAATGAGATAATAAACTCAAATACGTTCATCTCACTATTTCATTTATTCAGAAACATATGATTCTGTCCCACAACAAATGCTGCATTATAATGGGTATAGATTGTCGGTTGCATGTCATACTGATGGTCTGTGCCTTATACAAAGGCTGGTGGTTCTGTTGGTCGGATCCATCTGATGTTGTCAAGTGGCAAGATGACACAAATACTCATGAGCATGAACTCTTGAGGATTGAGAAACGTGGGAAGACATGTCTCTTTATCACCCAGGATTAGTAGGGAGATTCAGGACCCACAAAAGTGCAAACATTCCTTTTTTATATCAATACATTGTTTTACCGAGCATTGTCTATGGGAGCTCCTCCACCCTACGTCACCATCTCCAATTTGTCTGGGTATGGGCGTCAGTTGTCAGTTTCACAGGACTGTCCAGAATGGAGGAGCATGTTATTTAATTAGAGATTTCCAAAGGCTGAGTGTGGTATCTGCAGAGTTTGGCAAACTCGATGATCCTCTAGAAGGTTTGATCTCAATCCCTTATCTTTAAAATGGAGGATGGTCCATCTCATCCAACCAGGAACCTGGACTGGTTGGGAAGTCTGGATAGCCCATACTGCTTTCTGTAGAGATGTCAGAGGTTGGAGCAGCTGGTAGTGCTCGTAAAGGAGGATGGTTGAGAAGACCTCCTGTATTGTCCATGTTGTATGGTAACCCATGAGATGGAAGGGATGAAATAGAAGAGGGGGATTGTGGTATATCGTAGGGGCTACCATCATGAAGTTCCTGGTAGGACTGTCCTGTGGCATCTATTGTAAAGCCTCCATTGACTAGAGGCACACTGACAAGGTCCCCTCCTGTACTGTAAATACCAGTCGTGGATCCCAGCTCTGACAAAATCTGTTCATCTGTGGGTAGGAAAGGAAAAACCAAAATGTAAAGATCCGCAATACTAAAAAATCAAAAGCAGCATGTGAACACTGGACCTAAAAACAGCGAACAAGAATTATCTCATGGTCCCAGATCCAGAACGCAAAACATTTTTTCGATGGAGATTTTTTGCACCTACGTGACTCCGTATAGATCTGTAACGTAATAATAAAATTCAGACATGACTGGTATAGGGTACAGTATGACTATAAAATGGCTTCTGTGAGTTCTGAGCTTGCATATGCTATACAAAGAATGGAGTTGTGTTTCTAGGTAGTTGAATGTTGGCCAGGGGCTAGCTTCCAGGACAGTCTTAGTATGTCATTAAACATGACAAGTCACAGTATAAAGCTCTTCTTTATAGTATACTAAAGCATAGATATAATGAAGAAATTAGTCCGATATAAAATAATAGGCGGCGGGGTTGAATTATAAGCTGTTTAATATTCCGCACGCACAAAAATCATCATAAACCAGCTGATGGCTGAACTAGAGCGATGATGGATCGTCCTTCTGCGTCCTTATTTATTTGATCAATTGCCTGGTTCACGGCCGTGTTTGACAAATGGACTGCAGGGAATACTACTCAGGTATTTACTGGAGATGGAGAGGGGTTTGTAACTAGCGATTGCTGTCAGCTCCGCCGTGGCTACAACTTTCCTGCAGCTCTGGAAAGTGGCCGACAAATACAAAGTTCATTACAATGCGCCATATTTCATAACAACACAGCACGGGCTCCCATAATTCACTGCAACTTTAAGGCTTTCGTGAATCGCTTTGCACTTTTTAAAAATGCTCCGTCTTCAGCATTCCAGATGTTACTTGATTCGGAGCCAGCTAGCCGACTCATGAAGGTAATGGAGCACAAGCAGAAGTTTTTATAGCTATTGAGCTATATAGGGTTCTATGGGCGCTGTCGTTTGACATTGAAACTGGACATGAATATGTTAAACTGCACTTTTAAAGGGGTCGTACGGAGACAAATATGACTACttccttccagaaacagcgccacatctgtccatgGGTTGAATAagggtgagctgcaataccacacgcaACCTGTAGACTGGTGTGGCACTGTTCTAAAAGGAACCTGCCATGTTAATAGTGTACAACTTCTTTAATGCAATCCAAATAATGCTTTGCATTTCTCCGACAACAATAGGGGACGGCATTAACAAAGatggtatattatattttaatgtatatatatacggtAATGCAATGTGATAAAGAACCTTTGAGATTTTAATTCACCTCCTTTGCCCTGCAGGCACCATCTTTGTGCTTATAGGGTACCATGTATACTATTAAAAACGTTTCAGGGAATTAAGTATTGATGACGCATCCTCAGGATTTACCGTAGTGGTATGGTCCAGAGGTTACAATGGAGTTCTTCAGGACCTGCAGTAGGTTCTCATGCACCCTTGGTAATACATGCAAGGAGTATGATCACAGTCTTTGGGATCTTGGATATCATTTCAGTGGGGGATACTTGGTATGATGAGAGATCTTGCTCTAGTAACCTGCAATGACTTGCACCTTACCTCTGTAGCTTAATTCACTGTCGCTGACTCCACAGTCCTCCGTAGAGCTCTCCTTCCCTGGCTTCCCTACCCGCGATTTCCTCACACTTTTGTAGAACTGACCCCATCGCTGCCGACCAGCGTCCTTTTTCAGCCTTTTCTCTTTTGCTCTTCTGTTCTGGAACCAAACCTGATGAGAAGGTCACGACACACAACACATAAGAAACTGAAGGTGATGATCCAACCTTCTATAACATCAGATTAACCCTGTCCCGTACTGATACAGATCAATAAAGCAGTCTCATTGGTTGCCTTGACCTAATCTTCATTAGGGATGTTGCCAATATGAGGTACTTAAAGTGAATCAATGATCAGACTCTGTACTTTGAGATCTTTTTAAGATTTTTTAGGTAGATCAGTGGGAGAGACCATCTTCTTCGCAAGTCCAAAGTATGGTTGACTACACCATGTGAAACCTATTTGACTAAAAATTTTTGATACTTTGTGATGTCTATCTCCATCTTCTCAGAGATCTAATAATGAACGGGTCAATAACCAGTTGGATCAATTTCTGACTTCTATTCATTTACTGATACTCATGAGACCAAGTCATTGTCTACCAGTCTTCATAGCTTGGTGCTCATGTCACTACATGGGGACACATTATGGTTGCTGGTAAAGTCCATCCTAGGAAAGATTAAGTGTGTGTAGAGATGGGACAAGTTCTGTTGGTGGTCATGGGGGTATTTCAAGGCCTGAGGGGTTTCACCCCTCAGGCCATGAAATTCAGCATGGTCACGATCATATGGACTAACATTCATTTACAGATGGTCCTGTTTTGGCGTTAGTGATCTACGGGAAGAAGTGGACTTGGTGTCAGGTCTAGCAATGCTGAAGAACTCAGTTGAGTTCATCATCTCCAGATGCAGCACCAAGTCCATCTTTTCCAGTGGGTCACGTATTCCTGGTTCTTCTGGTAGGTGGACCATCTTAGGATACTGGACAAGCTTACAGCCTGGAGTCTAACTTTCAAGTACTGTACATCATAGTGTTGGGCCTATTCAACCAGAGGGTCGACCAGAATTTGTATAGTTGCTCTTCTACTCTTTGAGACCGTTTGTCTCTCTATTAATGTTAAGACAAAGATGGGTACAAAATACATGGGCAGAAAATCAATTGAACCTAATACTCTTGGTTGCGTTTTACGCAGAAGTCAACATTGCCTATTCCTCATCTCACTCATTATTTTTCAGGCTGAGGGTATCTGACACATCACCGTTTTATGGTGGAAAGTCTGCACCAGTCTAGCCAATTCTCTGTACCCAGAGAtgtaatttgagggggtgcagagggtacaaTGACGCCCGGGGTTGCATAAAGAATCTCTTTTCAATATAAGGAGATCAGCACTTTAAACAATATACATTATAGTCAGATTTTTCATAGAgacccaggagcttcatgctATTCCCCTGTCCGTACTCCTTGACTTGGGCTTATTAGCATGTGTTTTGGTACCACCATTTTGGAATGTACAGTTGATATTACATGTAGTTGTTATAGcagtaataatatattattatatatgtatatgatgtacCTGCACAACACGCATGTCCAGCCCAGTCTCAGAGGACAGCTGCTCCCTGACATGTCGGGCTGGTTTCGGCGAGTTCTTGTAAGCATTCTTTAAGGTCTCCAGTTGTTTTGCCGTTATCGTAGTACGAGGCCTTTTCGCTCCACCTTCTGAATCATCTG contains:
- the LHX4 gene encoding LIM/homeobox protein Lhx4 — its product is MMQSSAALATEASVKGLPEILGLPMQQIPRCSGCNEHILDKFILKVLDRHWHSACLKCCECQVPLAERCFSRAGNVYCKDDFFKRFGTKCTACQQGIPPTQVVRKAQDFVYHLHCFSCIICSRQLATGDEFYLMEDGRLVCKEDYETAKQNDDSEGGAKRPRTTITAKQLETLKNAYKNSPKPARHVREQLSSETGLDMRVVQVWFQNRRAKEKRLKKDAGRQRWGQFYKSVRKSRVGKPGKESSTEDCGVSDSELSYRDEQILSELGSTTGIYSTGGDLVSVPLVNGGFTIDATGQSYQELHDGSPYDIPQSPSSISSLPSHGLPYNMDNTGGLLNHPPLRALPAAPTSDISTESSMGYPDFPTSPGSWLDEMDHPPF